A genomic region of Methylobacterium durans contains the following coding sequences:
- a CDS encoding acetate--CoA ligase family protein: MKIRRNDDDPFGPRNSVQQTRANSKVQVQQVLDRVKADGRDSLTAPEGRLVCDAYGVPVPKEAVATSAQDAVQKAESMGFPVVLKIVSPDILHKTEAGGVIVGVSSGQAVADGYEQILANAKSYKADARIDGVQVQQMLKGGTEVIIGAVTDGSFGKLVAFGLGGVLVEVLKDITFRLAPANREDALSMLDGIQAAEMLKGVRGSEPVDREALADIIAKVSQLVTDFPEISELDLNPVFATARDATAADVRIVVDFNAKPASQTRSQEEIVAGMNRIMRPDTVAVIGASAEEGKIGNSVMKNLINGGYKGTIHPIHPKADTILGLKTYRSVKDVPGPVDVAVFAIPAQFVAAALTECGEKGVAGAVLIPSGFAETGNDAGQLELQEIGRRYNIRLMGPNIYGFYYMAKNLCATFCTPFDVQGQAALSSQSGGIGMAIIGFSRSTKMGVSAIVGLGNKSDIDEDDLLAFFEQDDSTKVIAQHCEDLKDGRSFAEAARRVSKKKPVIVLKAGRTSAGAKAASSHTGALAGNDRIYEDVFKQCGVIRARSLRQLLEFARGVPILPTPKGENVVIITGAGGSGVLLSDSVVDNGLSLMAMPDDLDAAFRKFIPPFGAAGNPVDITGGEPPVTYQNTIRLGLEDERIHALILGYWHTIITPPMVFARNVVEVRDEMRAKGFEKPIVASLAGDVEVEEASQYLYDHGIPAYAYSTELPVEVLGAKYRWARGAGLL; this comes from the coding sequence ATGAAGATCAGGAGGAACGACGATGACCCGTTCGGCCCTCGGAACTCAGTTCAACAGACTCGTGCGAATAGCAAGGTGCAGGTTCAGCAGGTCCTCGATCGCGTCAAGGCTGATGGTCGCGACTCGCTGACCGCTCCTGAGGGGCGGCTGGTCTGTGACGCCTATGGCGTCCCGGTGCCCAAAGAAGCCGTTGCAACATCGGCCCAAGACGCCGTGCAGAAGGCCGAGAGCATGGGCTTCCCGGTCGTCCTCAAGATCGTCTCTCCAGACATCCTGCACAAGACAGAAGCTGGTGGCGTCATCGTAGGTGTCTCGTCTGGCCAAGCTGTAGCTGACGGCTACGAACAGATCTTAGCCAACGCCAAGAGCTACAAGGCCGATGCCCGCATCGACGGCGTCCAGGTCCAGCAGATGCTGAAGGGGGGCACCGAGGTCATCATCGGCGCGGTTACTGATGGCTCCTTCGGCAAGCTTGTCGCATTCGGGCTTGGCGGCGTGCTGGTGGAGGTGCTGAAGGACATCACCTTCCGGCTCGCTCCTGCCAATCGCGAGGACGCGCTCTCAATGCTCGACGGCATTCAGGCCGCCGAGATGCTGAAGGGCGTGCGCGGATCGGAGCCGGTCGATCGGGAGGCACTGGCCGACATCATCGCCAAGGTCTCGCAGCTCGTCACCGACTTCCCAGAGATCTCGGAGCTCGACCTCAACCCAGTCTTCGCTACGGCGCGTGATGCAACGGCTGCGGACGTGCGCATCGTGGTGGATTTCAACGCGAAGCCTGCTTCGCAGACGCGATCGCAGGAGGAGATCGTCGCGGGCATGAACCGCATCATGCGCCCCGACACGGTGGCGGTGATTGGCGCCTCGGCCGAAGAGGGCAAGATCGGCAACTCCGTGATGAAGAACCTCATCAACGGCGGCTACAAGGGCACGATCCACCCGATCCACCCGAAGGCCGACACCATCCTGGGTCTGAAGACCTATCGGTCGGTCAAAGACGTCCCGGGTCCCGTAGACGTCGCCGTGTTCGCGATCCCTGCCCAGTTCGTGGCAGCGGCGCTCACGGAATGCGGCGAGAAGGGTGTGGCGGGAGCGGTCCTGATCCCGTCCGGCTTTGCCGAGACTGGGAACGACGCGGGTCAGCTGGAACTGCAGGAGATCGGACGGCGCTACAACATCCGCCTGATGGGGCCAAACATCTACGGCTTCTACTACATGGCCAAGAACCTGTGCGCGACGTTCTGCACACCCTTTGACGTGCAGGGTCAGGCTGCCCTGTCCTCTCAGTCGGGCGGCATCGGCATGGCCATCATCGGCTTCTCGCGCTCGACCAAGATGGGCGTCTCGGCCATCGTCGGCCTCGGCAACAAGTCCGATATCGACGAGGACGATCTGCTGGCGTTCTTCGAGCAGGACGACTCGACCAAGGTCATCGCCCAACACTGCGAGGACCTGAAGGACGGGCGCAGCTTCGCTGAAGCCGCGCGGCGCGTCTCGAAGAAGAAGCCTGTCATCGTGCTAAAGGCCGGCCGCACCTCGGCGGGCGCGAAGGCGGCGAGCTCCCACACGGGCGCGCTCGCCGGCAACGACAGGATCTACGAGGATGTGTTCAAGCAGTGCGGGGTGATCCGCGCGCGCTCGCTCCGCCAGCTTCTTGAGTTCGCCCGCGGCGTGCCAATCCTGCCGACCCCGAAGGGCGAGAACGTGGTCATTATCACGGGCGCCGGTGGCTCCGGTGTGCTGCTCTCCGATTCCGTCGTCGACAACGGCCTTTCGCTGATGGCCATGCCCGACGATCTCGATGCGGCCTTCCGCAAGTTCATCCCGCCCTTCGGTGCGGCGGGCAATCCTGTCGACATCACGGGCGGCGAGCCACCTGTCACCTACCAGAACACCATCCGGCTCGGGCTGGAGGACGAGCGGATCCACGCGCTCATCCTGGGCTACTGGCACACCATCATCACACCCCCGATGGTGTTCGCGAGGAATGTGGTGGAAGTTCGCGACGAGATGCGCGCGAAGGGCTTCGAGAAGCCGATCGTTGCCTCGCTCGCGGGCGACGTGGAAGTCGAGGAGGCCTCACAGTACCTCTACGACCACGGCATCCCGGCCTATGCCTACTCGACGGAGCTGCCTGTCGAGGTGCTCGGTGCGAAGTATCGGTGGGCACGCGGCGCAGGTCTCCTCTAA